ATTTGCCCCTGCTTTCAAAATAGATTGAAAATGGGACTGACAAGCTCCTGCAAAGATCATAAGATGGTCCATATAAGGCACCATTTTTCGTGCCTCCCGAACGGATTCTGCGAAATACTTAGAATTACGATAAGCTTTAATATCCGCTTTATCTCCCCGTGATTGAATGTACGCATCATGGCCTGTTATGACAAGCAAGTCAGGTCTGACCATATCGATTAAAGCAGCAATTTGCTCGGGCATTTCCTTTTCGGGTAAGTAGACACCATACACAGGGACACCGAGTCGGTCATAAACATCCGTACATTTTTTCAAATATAATTGATCACCGTCTAGGTGAAGAACTTTTCCTGGCATTTCGAAATAAGAGTTTTTTTTTGTGTAGCCCGATGTCATTTCATAGTCATTTTGTTCTCTAACCAGCTTGCGCTCCTGGCGAAATAAGTGATAGCAGCTGTCTTCTTTGACCTTTTGTTTCTTTTTTCTCTCTTTACGTTCCTCTTCTTGAATAAAGACAAGGTCATCAATTGGAGCATCAGCCACAAGACGCACTTCTTCCCCATGTAATTCGGCTATGTCTCCATTTAATTTATGAATTCGGAATAAGACATCACAATCATAAGATGAACGGCCTACAATTTGACCCACTTTGAACTCTGCCATCAAAAACGCCTCCTTCTAAGCTAATATATGCAAGGAGACTATAAGGTGCCACGGGAGGCTTATATCGTTACGATTCATTCTATTCATTTTCACTCATATTATTTTCAATACGGGCGAATTCCTCCATTGAAAGAGATTCTCCACGTCTTTTTGGATCAATATTTAAATCCTGTAGTTTCTCTGCTACTACCTGTTTACTTAACGTATCTTTAAAATAGGCAGAAAGATTATTTAATAATGTTTTTCTTCGTTGAGCAAACGAGGCTTGTACGATTTGAAAAAAGCGTTCTTCATTATTCACTCTAACAGGCGGCTTGTCTCTAATTGTAAGTCTTAAAATAGCTGAGTCCACATTAGGCTGGGGAATAAACACGGTTTTAGGCACAGTAAAAACGGTCTCTGCCTCTGCATAATATTGAGCTGCAATTGAAAGAGACCCGTAATCTTTTGATCCCGGAGCAGCAGCAATTCGCTCTGCTACCTCTTTTTGAAGCATCACAACAATCACTCTCACCGGTAGCTTATCCTCAAGTAATTTCATTAATATTGGCGTCGTAATGTAATAAGGTAAATTCGCTACAACTGCCACATCCTGACCTTCATAAAAGAACTTGGCCATCTCTTCTCTCACGTTTGCTTTCAAT
The DNA window shown above is from Salipaludibacillus agaradhaerens and carries:
- the yabG gene encoding sporulation peptidase YabG codes for the protein MAEFKVGQIVGRSSYDCDVLFRIHKLNGDIAELHGEEVRLVADAPIDDLVFIQEEERKERKKKQKVKEDSCYHLFRQERKLVREQNDYEMTSGYTKKNSYFEMPGKVLHLDGDQLYLKKCTDVYDRLGVPVYGVYLPEKEMPEQIAALIDMVRPDLLVITGHDAYIQSRGDKADIKAYRNSKYFAESVREARKMVPYMDHLMIFAGACQSHFQSILKAGANFASSPKRVNIHALDPVYVVSKVSLTPFTDRISVWDILKTTLSGEKGLGGLESVGAMRRGAPFFADKHDDNERRSGRHII
- the rsmA gene encoding 16S rRNA (adenine(1518)-N(6)/adenine(1519)-N(6))-dimethyltransferase RsmA, with the protein product MVKDIATPARTQEILKKHGFSFKKSLGQNFLIDTNILRNIVEAASLSDSSGVIEIGPGIGALTEQSAKVAERVLAFEIDQRLMPILKETLAPFPHVNVIHKDVLKANVREEMAKFFYEGQDVAVVANLPYYITTPILMKLLEDKLPVRVIVVMLQKEVAERIAAAPGSKDYGSLSIAAQYYAEAETVFTVPKTVFIPQPNVDSAILRLTIRDKPPVRVNNEERFFQIVQASFAQRRKTLLNNLSAYFKDTLSKQVVAEKLQDLNIDPKRRGESLSMEEFARIENNMSENE